From the genome of Pantoea alfalfae, one region includes:
- the htpG gene encoding molecular chaperone HtpG translates to MTMKGQETRGFQSEVKQLLHLMIHSLYSNKEIFLRELISNASDAADKLRFRALSDSSLYEGDGELRVRLSVDKDNRTLTLSDNGIGMRRDEVIENLGTIAKSGTKSFLESLGSDQAKDSQLIGQFGVGFYSAFIVADKVTVRTRAAGASADEGVFWESAGEGEYTLAEIEKADRGTEITLHLREGEDEFLDAWRVRSIISKYSDHIALPVEIESKDEEGEGTHWEKINKAQALWTRNKSEISDDEYNEFYKHIAHDYSDPVAWSHNRVEGKQEYTSLLYIPARAPFDMWNRDQKHGLKLYVQRVFIMDDAEQFMPNYLRFVRGLIDSNDLPLNVSREILQDSRVTQSLRAALTKRTLQMLEKLAKEDNEKYQTFWNEFGLVLKEGPAEDHANQETIAKLLRFATTQSEGSAQTISLEDYVSRMVEGQEKIYYITADSYAAAKSSPHLELFRKKGIEVLLLSDRIDEWMMSYLTEFDGKTFQSVSKADESLSKLADEETEEQKEAEKALEPFVERVKNLLGERVKEVRLTHRLTDTPAIVTTDANEMTTQMAKLFAAAGQDVPEVKYLFEINPDHPLVKRVADTQDEARFGEWIELLLDQALLAERGTLDDPNQFIRRMNQLLTA, encoded by the coding sequence ATGACCATGAAAGGACAAGAGACCCGTGGCTTTCAGTCGGAAGTAAAACAACTTCTGCACCTGATGATCCATTCTCTCTATTCAAACAAAGAGATTTTCCTGCGTGAGCTGATCTCCAACGCCTCGGATGCGGCAGACAAACTGCGCTTCCGCGCCCTGTCAGATTCCAGCCTCTATGAAGGTGATGGCGAGCTGCGTGTCCGTCTCTCTGTTGATAAGGACAACCGTACCCTCACGCTCAGTGATAACGGCATCGGTATGCGTCGCGATGAGGTTATTGAGAACCTCGGGACTATTGCCAAATCAGGCACCAAATCTTTCCTGGAATCCCTGGGCTCCGATCAGGCGAAAGACAGCCAGCTGATCGGTCAGTTCGGTGTCGGTTTCTACTCTGCCTTTATCGTGGCGGATAAAGTCACGGTGCGTACCCGTGCCGCGGGCGCATCAGCCGATGAAGGCGTGTTCTGGGAATCCGCGGGCGAGGGCGAATATACCCTGGCTGAGATCGAGAAAGCCGATCGCGGTACTGAGATCACCCTGCATCTGCGCGAAGGCGAGGATGAGTTCCTGGACGCATGGCGCGTGCGCAGCATCATCAGCAAATATTCCGATCACATCGCGCTGCCGGTTGAGATTGAGAGCAAAGACGAAGAGGGCGAAGGAACGCACTGGGAGAAGATCAACAAAGCCCAGGCGCTATGGACCCGCAACAAGTCTGAGATCAGCGACGACGAGTACAACGAGTTCTACAAGCATATCGCCCATGACTATAGCGACCCTGTCGCCTGGAGCCACAATCGGGTGGAAGGTAAGCAGGAATATACCAGCCTGCTCTACATCCCGGCGCGTGCGCCATTCGATATGTGGAACCGCGATCAGAAACATGGCCTGAAACTCTACGTGCAGCGCGTCTTTATCATGGATGACGCTGAGCAGTTTATGCCGAACTATCTGCGCTTTGTGCGTGGTCTGATTGACTCCAACGATCTGCCGCTGAACGTCTCCCGTGAGATCCTGCAGGACAGCCGCGTGACCCAGAGCCTGCGCGCTGCGCTGACGAAGCGGACCCTGCAGATGCTGGAAAAACTGGCGAAAGAGGACAACGAGAAATATCAGACCTTCTGGAATGAGTTCGGTCTGGTGCTGAAAGAAGGTCCGGCAGAAGATCACGCCAACCAGGAAACGATCGCTAAGCTGCTGCGCTTCGCCACCACCCAGAGCGAAGGTTCAGCACAGACCATTTCGCTGGAAGACTACGTCAGCCGCATGGTGGAAGGTCAGGAGAAGATATATTACATCACTGCTGACAGCTATGCTGCTGCGAAGAGCAGCCCGCATCTGGAGCTGTTCCGCAAGAAAGGCATTGAGGTGCTGCTGCTCTCCGATCGCATCGACGAATGGATGATGAGCTACCTCACTGAGTTCGACGGTAAAACCTTCCAGTCGGTCAGCAAAGCGGATGAGTCGCTGAGCAAGCTGGCTGATGAAGAGACCGAAGAGCAGAAAGAGGCGGAAAAAGCGCTGGAGCCGTTTGTTGAGCGTGTGAAAAATCTGCTGGGCGAACGGGTGAAAGAGGTGCGTCTGACGCATCGTCTGACTGACACGCCAGCGATTGTGACTACCGATGCCAATGAGATGACCACGCAGATGGCGAAGCTGTTTGCGGCGGCCGGGCAGGACGTGCCGGAAGTGAAGTACCTGTTTGAAATCAACCCGGATCATCCGCTGGTGAAACGTGTTGCCGATACGCAGGATGAAGCACGCTTCGGTGAGTGGATTGAGCTGCTGCTGGATCAGGCGTTGCTGGCCGAGCGCGGCACGCTGGACGATCCTAACCAGTTTATCCGTCGCATGAACCAGTTGCTGACGGCATAA
- the recR gene encoding recombination mediator RecR translates to MQTSPLLESLMESLRCLPGVGPKSAQRMAFQLLQRDRSGGMRLAQALTRAMSEIGHCADCRTFTEQEICTICANPRRQQNGQICVVESPADIHAIEQTGQFGGRYFVLMGHLSPLDGIGPADIGLDRLEQRLENETLQEVILATNPTVEGEATANYIAELCGQYGVDASRIAHGVPVGGELEMVDGTTLSHSLAGRQKFKF, encoded by the coding sequence ATGCAAACCAGTCCACTGCTTGAATCATTGATGGAGTCGCTGCGCTGTCTGCCTGGCGTTGGGCCGAAGTCGGCACAGCGCATGGCTTTTCAGCTGCTGCAGCGCGATCGCAGCGGTGGCATGCGGCTGGCACAGGCGCTGACCCGCGCGATGTCGGAGATCGGACACTGTGCCGACTGCCGGACATTTACCGAGCAGGAAATTTGCACCATCTGCGCCAATCCACGGCGTCAGCAGAATGGTCAAATCTGCGTGGTGGAAAGCCCGGCAGATATCCACGCCATTGAGCAAACCGGCCAGTTTGGCGGTCGCTATTTTGTGCTGATGGGGCATCTCTCGCCGCTCGACGGCATCGGTCCGGCGGATATCGGCCTGGACCGTCTGGAGCAGCGGCTGGAGAATGAAACGCTGCAGGAAGTAATTCTCGCCACCAACCCGACGGTAGAAGGCGAGGCAACCGCAAACTACATCGCGGAGCTCTGTGGTCAGTATGGCGTTGACGCCAGCCGTATCGCGCACGGTGTGCCGGTAGGCGGAGAGCTGGAGATGGTGGATGGCACCACGCTGTCCCACTCGCTGGCAGGCCGCCAGAAGTTTAAATTTTAA